Proteins found in one Pseudomonas sp. P8_241 genomic segment:
- a CDS encoding acyltransferase, which produces MKNLSVGLDFARVVACLMVVFLHVSASGVVVFDYNWIYSNVYDSFVRSCVPIFLMISGALLLCRTENALVFYKKRFLRIFPPLLFWSAFYAIWKSTMGIGYGGFFDSLIAILKGPVYYHLWYLYALVGIYLFIPFMSKIFINSSNLERRLYLVIWMVVACVIPLLSYFYPAMGDLSSVYGLSSFVGLVGYVFLGAFAFDQVGSQGRSISVMKESVIFIFCSVLTAVFTYALSVGEGAPNQLFYSYLSPVVVFASLSAFKLLIVMGSRMGKYSHSLSVLSGCTLGIYCIHVFVMNRFSLIYGSFIEQQSMLWVIPVLSISIFLLSLVPVYAARIFQPFRKII; this is translated from the coding sequence TTGAAAAACTTAAGCGTTGGTCTTGATTTTGCCAGGGTTGTTGCTTGCTTGATGGTTGTTTTTTTACATGTGTCAGCAAGCGGTGTTGTTGTATTTGATTATAACTGGATTTACTCGAATGTTTACGACTCCTTTGTAAGGTCATGCGTGCCCATTTTCTTGATGATTTCTGGCGCATTGCTACTTTGCAGGACAGAAAACGCTTTGGTCTTTTACAAGAAACGTTTTTTGAGGATATTTCCCCCGTTGCTATTTTGGTCAGCATTTTACGCGATCTGGAAAAGTACCATGGGTATCGGGTACGGAGGTTTTTTTGATTCCTTGATCGCAATACTTAAGGGCCCAGTTTATTATCACTTATGGTATCTGTATGCGCTTGTAGGGATTTATCTTTTTATCCCTTTTATGTCAAAAATATTTATCAATTCCAGCAATCTGGAAAGAAGATTATATCTGGTTATTTGGATGGTTGTCGCCTGTGTAATTCCTTTGTTATCTTATTTTTATCCGGCGATGGGTGATTTGTCTAGTGTATACGGCTTGTCATCGTTTGTTGGGTTAGTAGGTTACGTCTTTCTTGGTGCTTTCGCTTTTGATCAAGTTGGAAGTCAGGGGCGATCGATCTCTGTGATGAAAGAGAGTGTTATTTTTATTTTTTGCAGTGTTCTAACCGCTGTATTTACGTATGCTTTGTCTGTTGGTGAGGGTGCACCTAATCAGTTATTTTACTCTTATCTTTCTCCGGTCGTCGTTTTTGCTTCACTTTCTGCTTTTAAATTGTTAATCGTGATGGGGTCGCGTATGGGTAAATACTCCCATTCACTAAGCGTGCTGTCGGGATGCACTCTCGGTATTTACTGTATTCATGTGTTTGTCATGAATAGATTTAGCCTGATTTATGGTTCGTTCATCGAACAACAATCCATGCTCTGGGTGATTCCTGTTTTATCTATTTCGATCTTTCTCCTGTCCCTTGTTCCTGTCTACGCCGCAAGAATATTCCAGCCGTTCAGGAAAATTATATAA
- a CDS encoding ComEA family DNA-binding protein — MRIGYFYSLFFALLTSVSIATHAAPAVGPETASPPVVAMTAGSQSSTVDLNTADAATLQRELTGIGEAKANAIVAYREGNGPFASIDELLEVKGIGKAILDKNRERLRLN; from the coding sequence ATGCGTATTGGTTACTTTTATTCGCTGTTTTTTGCCTTGCTCACCAGTGTCTCGATCGCGACTCACGCCGCGCCAGCAGTCGGGCCAGAGACGGCAAGTCCCCCAGTAGTGGCAATGACAGCGGGTTCACAATCTTCAACGGTCGACCTTAATACAGCCGATGCAGCGACGTTGCAAAGGGAGTTAACAGGTATCGGGGAGGCCAAGGCTAATGCAATTGTTGCTTATCGTGAAGGCAATGGACCGTTTGCCTCGATCGACGAATTGCTGGAAGTCAAAGGGATTGGCAAAGCCATTCTCGATAAAAATCGCGAGCGACTTCGGCTGAACTAA
- a CDS encoding SDR family NAD(P)-dependent oxidoreductase produces the protein MNSVQPQGTALVTGASSGIGAVYAQRLAARGFDLLLVARDFDRLEATASKLRAEYGIQVEVFKADLIEKEEVLKLEQRLRSDSSISLLLNNAGIAADGLLGNADTDQLERMIQLNVTTVTRLASAAAASFAKAGRGTIINIASVVALFPERFNATYSASKAYVLSLTQSLNAELDGTGVKIQAVLPGVTRTEIWERSGIDASQIPADMVMEAGEMVDAALAGLDQGELVTIPSLPDAADWDAFVAARLVLAPNLSKSTSAARYK, from the coding sequence ATGAATTCAGTCCAGCCCCAAGGTACAGCCCTCGTTACCGGCGCTTCTTCCGGTATCGGGGCGGTTTATGCGCAGCGATTGGCGGCGCGTGGCTTTGATTTGTTGTTGGTCGCCCGAGATTTTGACCGACTTGAGGCGACGGCAAGTAAGTTGCGCGCCGAGTATGGGATCCAGGTTGAGGTATTCAAGGCGGATCTGATAGAGAAGGAGGAGGTGCTGAAGCTTGAGCAGCGATTGCGCAGCGATTCAAGCATCAGTCTGTTGCTGAACAATGCCGGTATTGCAGCCGATGGCTTGTTGGGTAATGCCGATACCGACCAGCTTGAGCGAATGATTCAATTGAACGTCACGACTGTCACGCGATTGGCGTCGGCGGCAGCCGCCAGTTTTGCAAAGGCCGGTCGGGGGACAATCATCAACATCGCATCTGTGGTTGCGTTGTTTCCCGAGCGTTTCAATGCAACGTATAGCGCCAGCAAGGCTTATGTACTGAGTCTAACCCAGTCTTTGAACGCCGAACTGGACGGCACCGGCGTCAAGATTCAAGCCGTTCTGCCAGGTGTCACGCGTACTGAAATCTGGGAGCGCTCCGGTATCGACGCCTCACAAATTCCGGCAGATATGGTTATGGAGGCGGGCGAGATGGTCGATGCCGCCCTGGCCGGCCTGGATCAAGGTGAACTGGTCACCATTCCATCCCTGCCGGACGCAGCCGATTGGGACGCATTCGTTGCCGCGCGCTTGGTTCTTGCGCCAAATCTTTCCAAAAGCACATCTGCCGCACGTTACAAGTGA